The proteins below come from a single Fusarium verticillioides 7600 chromosome 3, whole genome shotgun sequence genomic window:
- a CDS encoding salicylate hydroxylase, whose product MALHKKGISFTLYEDAKEYSAVGAGIGFAPNGMRTMDLIEPAFRPLYEAICVGNKGEDAQDIFFEGMLVEEGLGRDKPWYGHSGWGHPDYVRKSAHRKTLLDIMTSFIPIENVKFNKRLTNIEQRPDGVTLSSQDGTTAECSVLAGADGIKSTVRANVLEHYPNQIAPVYAGAYCYRAVIPMAEAYEILGDLTDVAKIYFGHGRGAVTYRISGGDEFNYLLCVDDSLDGWKLEGAVTETISHEAMMSDFEDPRIDDRLRQLLTKAKPVKWGFFHHIRTASYYRDRVALIGDSAHASLPFQAAGAAQGLEDALVLSSILSEVAKMPERGADLAPFIKAGLSAYDSVRRPRAQKQLEQAAEVGRMIFFQHEEAGADMDKILPRLQQGRFNWLWFHDTNDDVKEAIKRMQKQISVGGPSVARI is encoded by the exons ATGGCTCTGCACAAAAAGGGCATCTCATTCACGCTCTACGAAGATGCAAAGGAATATTCGGCGGTGGG cgCTGGCATCGGCTTCGCCCCTAATGGCATGCGCACGATGGATCTCATCGAACCTGCTTTCCGGCCTCTTTACGAGGCCATTTGTGTAGGAAACAAGGGCGAAGATGCACAggacatcttcttcgaggGTATGCTAGTTGAAGAGGGTCTCG GTCGTGATAAGCCTTGGTACGGCCATTCTGGATGGGGTCACCCAGATTACGTCCGAAAATCT GCGCATAGAAAGACACTTCTCGACATCATGACTAGCTTCATCCCGATCGAGAatgtcaagttcaacaaaCGTCTTACGAATATCGAACAGCGGCCTGACGGCGTCACCCTGTCATCTCAAGATGGCACCACAGCCGAGTGCTCAGTTCTTGCTGGTGCCGATGGCATCAAGAGTACAGTTAGAGCCAACGTTCTTGAACACTACCCCAACCAGATCGCGCCCGTGTACGCAGGCGCCTATTGCTATCGTGCTGTCATTCCCATGGCGGAAGCCTACGAAATTCTTGGCGACCTCACCGACGTTGCAAAGATCTATTTCGGACACGGGCGCGGCGCTGTTACCTATCGCATCTCAGGAGGCGAT GAGTTCAACTACCTTCTTTGCGTTGACGATTCCCTCGACGGTTGGAAGCTCGAGGGTGCTGTTACGGAGACCATATCGCACGAGGCTATGATGTCTGACTTTGAGGACCCGCGCATTGACGATCGCCTCAGACAGCTCCTtaccaaggccaagcctgTCAAATGGGGCTTCTTCCACCATATTCGTACAGCTTCATACTATCGTGATCGCGTAGCCCTAATCGGCGACAGTGCTCATGCCTCGCTACCTTTCCAAGCCGCGGGAGCAGCCCAGGGTCTAGAAGACGCTCTGGTCCTGTCCAGCATCCTTTCAGAAGTCGCCAAGATGCCCGAGCGCGGCGCAGATCTCGCACCTTTTATAAAAGCAGGCCTATCTGCCTACGACTCCGTTCGACGTCCTCGTgcgcagaagcagctggagcagGCTGCTGAAGTTGGGCGCATGATCTTCTTTCAGCATGAGGAGGCTGGTGCGGACATGGACAAGATTCTGCCTAGATTGCAGCAGGGAAGGTTCAACTGGCTGTGGTTTCACGATACGAatgatgatgtgaaggagGCTATTAAGAGGATGCAGAAGCAAATCAGTGTAGGTGGGCCGTCTGTTGCTAGGATATGA
- a CDS encoding 3-hydroxyacyl-CoA dehydrogenase, with protein sequence MTQEIRTVAIVGCGVIGMGWAVLFLSRGLKVIISDPMEGAENALKGYFEQSRSYLEGFGDYDKLVSNYEFVHDIASRLAEADLIQENGPERLEFKRGLIATLDKYARPGVVIASSSSGLPSSEFIQQCKQDSTRVLIGHPFNPPHLIPLVEVVPHPGTSSESVNTALNFYRSVGKRPILLHHEVPGFVSNRLQAAINNEAYSLISRGIVSAEDLDAAVTSGPGLRWALTGPIATNALGGGGGPEGFSQRMERLGPAIRGWEDDILKHRFDWSEQRMSALQESVNKSLGAVKWDQLVEERDLVLLQLLAAKQKMASMSTPSGH encoded by the exons ATGACGCAAGAGATACGTACCGTAGCGATTGTTGGATGTGGAGTGATTGGCATGGGATGGGCAGTTCTGTTCCTGTCAAGAGGTCTGAAAGTTATAATCTCAGATCCTATGGAAGGAGCTGAAAATGCCCTCAAGGGATATTTCGAGCAGTCACGGTCGTATCTAGAAGGATTTGGAGACTATGATAAGCTTGTGTCCAACTATGAGTTTGTTCACGACATTGCATCGCGGCTAGCTGAGGCCGACCTTATTCAGGAG AATGGACCCGAGAGGCTAGAGTTCAAAAGGGGTCTTATTGCAACATTAGACAAGTATGCTCGGCCAGGCGTTGTAATagcatcgtcctcatcaggTCTGCCATCTTCGGAATTCATACAGCAGTGCAAGCAGGATTCCACCCGTGTCCTCATCGGACACCCTTTCAACCCACCTCACCTCATTCCCCTAGTCGAAGTGGTGCCTCATCCCGGCACAAGCAGCGAGTCTGTCAATACCGCATTGAACTTCTACAGATCTGTTGGCAAGAGGCcgatccttcttcatcacgaAGTCCCCGGCTTCGTATCAAACCGCCTTCAGGCCGCGATCAACAATGAAGCGTATAGTCTCATCAGCAGGGGCATTGTCTCTGCAGAAGATCTCGATGCAGCTGTCACGTCTGGGCCTGGACTTCGCTGGGCTCTGACGGGCCCGATTGCTACGAATGCTCTTGGTGGCGGAGGCGGACCTGAAGGTTTTTCACAGCGGATGGAGAGACTTGGGCCGGCGATTCGTGGATGGGAGGATGATATTCTGAAGCATAGATTTGACTGGAGTGAGCAGAGGATGTCGGCGCTTCAGGAGAGTGTGAATAAGAGCCTGGGTGCTGTTAAATGGGATCAGCTGGTGGAAGAACGAGACTTGGTACTACTCCAACTTTTGGCTGcgaagcagaagatggccTCTATGTCAACACCCTCAGGTCACTGA